A single Sphingobacteriales bacterium DNA region contains:
- a CDS encoding carotenoid biosynthesis protein: MNSFLPNNRFYTALFILLSVYTVGLIGIGVGTREAREHFLSLTPLNLLLTVAVLFWNHKDWSLRVAGMCLFVFLFGFFIEVAGVKTGWVFGSYFYGKTLGLKILDVPLMIGVNWMMLVYCIVVLLQPIRNSMLFATMGAAVMTLLDILIEPVAIRLDFWHWSNEIIPLQNYVAWFLVSFLLFLCFRRLVPVLSNRIAGWVLGIQFAFFTVLNLLLR; the protein is encoded by the coding sequence ATGAACTCATTCCTGCCCAATAACCGTTTTTATACTGCCTTGTTCATCTTACTGAGTGTCTATACTGTAGGTTTAATTGGGATAGGTGTGGGAACCCGGGAGGCACGCGAACATTTTCTATCCCTCACGCCTCTTAATTTACTGCTCACCGTTGCTGTTTTATTCTGGAATCATAAAGACTGGAGCCTCAGAGTGGCAGGTATGTGTTTATTCGTATTTCTTTTCGGGTTTTTTATAGAAGTAGCGGGTGTAAAAACGGGGTGGGTTTTCGGCAGCTATTTTTACGGTAAAACACTGGGGTTGAAGATTTTGGATGTCCCGCTGATGATAGGTGTCAACTGGATGATGCTGGTCTATTGTATTGTAGTCTTATTGCAGCCCATCAGAAATAGTATGTTGTTTGCCACTATGGGCGCAGCCGTGATGACATTGTTAGACATCCTGATTGAGCCGGTGGCAATCCGCCTGGATTTCTGGCATTGGAGTAATGAAATCATACCCTTACAGAATTATGTGGCCTGGTTTCTCGTTTCCTTCTTATTGTTTCTTTGTTTCCGAAGATTGGTTCCTGTTCTTTCCAACAGAATCGCCGGCTGGGTGCTGGGTATACAATTTGCATTTTTTACTGTATTGAATTTGTTACTGAGATAA